From the genome of Neodiprion pinetum isolate iyNeoPine1 chromosome 3, iyNeoPine1.2, whole genome shotgun sequence, one region includes:
- the LOC124214345 gene encoding uncharacterized protein, giving the protein MAAASWFGNIEPFRKGGNWSAFVQQLEAFSMLNNIAADKKAALLLTQVSQEVFAEIPAICETETPLSLTYEALKEKLESHYQPKPNQQLQRFSFRARKQGRNESIRDFVTALRSLALKCQFQTNGINSQLKDQLITGVYNQRVRYELLKASADESFENLLRLAKTVELADAKAASLGTPNVVNTGSTPDNNTTVAQDADIHTIQTGRNRTATNRGRGNFYGQASHRGWSAPRGGGRGQQRSQNQQSQGAGRTAGSERICFCCGGTNHIKANCSLQNKYCSECGNQGHIFKMCRRAGRGGQTRNQNYVGDGETAETQEHLREEFSEDEERFASDFWPVRESGNVECELKKKVNPQFVTIKVNNIPLKMEIDSGAGVSAISKNCYEKWFAEIPLITAKISLRTYDKQKLPTLGYIQVEAEKNYVKSKELLYVVSEGSWPIMGRSWLQAFGMWPLVFPNDPREHINSTIAQTGDDDVTKRKQITCQLQKEFSGVFAAGIGTFTKGELKLTLIEGATPKFLQPRKMPWALRDKVENELARLQQLAIISPVEYSDWGTPIVPVLKSNGTLRLCGDYKVTLNKYLEVDRYPLPRVEEVLETLRGGKIFTKLDLSEAYQQLPLTQESQKLVVISTHIGLFKYHRLPYGVATGPGSFQRVMTSLLLGIPGTIVFIDDILITAATLEIHTDRVREVLKGLNEGGLRSKFEKCKFFKNEVCYLGFRINEEGIRPLEAKIKSVKDAPKPKDVSELRSFLGSINYYGRFIENMAQKLRALYECLEKDKFEWTEVCDKTFEKIKRELVSDKILAHFDPQKQTVLTCDASPYGISAVLAHRDEEDSAALARIFDPSKAIPEIAAARLQRWALFLAPFEYTIKHIQGKKNYADWLSRLPLPKTKDDAKEFPILQNTMYTHVNCVKDYDFATLDWKACPVSTLLFPPVYILETNSLALGRELKTRFSRLRPTPVNECIVTHQSRQIQNYAGKRESTLKVGDSVMAREYKQGGKAAWKPGTVEKELIAGVTYLIRIDEKTVWKRHANQLIKCDGSIVAEQNEAEKKQQTLLQPRPMVRRSERLQNKKG; this is encoded by the exons ATGGCGGCCGCATCGTGGTTTGGCAATATAGAACCCTTTCGTAAAGGAGGAAATTGGAGTGCGTTTGTGCAGCAGTTAGAGGCATTTAGTATGTTGAACAACATTGCGGCGGACAAGAAAGCAGCATTACTGCTAACACAGGTGTCTCAAGAAGTGTTCGCCGAGATTCCGGCGATCTGCGAGACCGAAACACCATTGTCTCTAACGTACGAGGCACTGAAAGAAAAACTCGAGAGCCATTATCAACCAAAGCCGAATCAGCAGTTACAGCGGTTCTCGTTCCGAGCACGTAAACAAGGTCGTAACGAGTCAATACGAGACTTTGTGACAGCGCTGAGATCTCTGGCGTTGAAATGCCAATTCCAAACAAATGGAATAAATAGCCAGTTAAAGGATCAATTGATAACGGGGGTATATAATCAACGCGTTCGGTACGAATTATTGAAGGCATCGGCCGACGAATCTTTCGAGAACTTGCTACGGCTGGCGAAAACGGTCGAGCTCGCCGACGCAAAAGCCGCGAGTTTAGGAACTCCGAACGTTGTAAACACAGGATCGACCCCGGACAATAATACAACGGTGGCACAAGACGCAGATATACACACGATACAAACGGGACGAAACAGAACCGCGACCAATCGAGGCAGAGGGAATTTCTACGGCCAAGCGTCGCATAGAGGATGGTCAGCCCCACGGGGCGGGGGCAGAGGACAACAACGATCTCAAAATCAACAAAGCCAAGGCGCCGGGCGTACTGCGGGAAGCGAGAGGATCTGTTTTTGCTGCGGTGGCACCAATCACATAAAAGCAAATTGCTCgctacaaaataaatattgcagCGAGTGTGGAAACCAAGGccacattttcaaaatgtgCAGACGCGCCGGACGAGGTGGCCAAACTCGAAACCAAAACTACGTGGGAGATGGGGAGACAGCCGAGACACAAGAGCATTTGCGCGAAGAGTTCTCCGAGGACGAAGAGCGATTTGCGAGCGATTTTTGGCCAGTTCGAGAGAGCGGTAATGTGGAAtgcgagttaaaaaaaaaagtcaatccGCAGTTTGTAACGATTAAAGTCAATAACATACCATTGAAAATGGAGATAGATTCGGGTGCGGGAGTATCGGCCATATCAAAGAATTGCTACGAAAAATGGTTTGCGGAAATACCATTAATAACAGCGAAGATTTCATTGCGGACATACGATAAGCAGAAATTACCAACACTAGGGTACATTCAAGTCGAAGCAGAGAAAAACTATGTTAAAAGCAAGGAATTATTATATGTAGTTAGCGAAGGTAGCTGGCCGATAATGGGCAGAAGTTGGCTGCAGGCATTTGGGATGTGGCCGCTAGTTTTTCCAAACGATCCGCGAGAACATATAAATAGTACCATCGCCCAAACAGGTGACGATGACgtgacaaaaagaaaacaaataacatGTCAACTCCAAAAAGAATTTTCAGGCGTGTTCGCAGCGGGTATCGGAACGTTCACTAAAGgcgaattgaaattaacgtTGATTGAGGGAGCCACGCCGAAATTTCTGCAGCCAAGAAAAATGCCCTGGGCATTGCGCGATAAAGTAGAGAATGAATTAGCCAGATTACAGCAGCTTGCAATTATATCACCAGTAGAATATTCCGATTGGGGCACGCCAATTGTGCCAGTTTTGAAGAGTAACGGTACATTACGTTTGTGCGGAGATTATAAAGTGactttaaataaatatcttgAGGTCGATCGCTACCCCTTACCGCGAGTTGAAGAAGTTTTAGAGACATTAAGaggtggaaaaatattcacaaaatTGGACCTATCAGAAGCCTACCAACAGCTACCATTAACACAAGAATCTCAAAAACTAGTGGTAATCAGTACTCATATCGGATTGTTTAAATACCACAGGTTGCCGTACGGGGTAGCGACGGGACCAGGATCATTTCAAAGGGTCATGACTTCTCTATTATTAGGCATACCGGGCACGATCGTTTTTATTGACGATATTCTCATTACAGCGGCAACACTAGAAATACATACAGACAGAGTGCGAGAGGTACTAAAGGGTTTAAACGAGGGAGGTTTGcgttcaaaattcgaaaaatgtaaattctttaaaaacGAGGTGTGTTATTTGGGGTTTCGTATTAACGAAGAAGGGATTCGACCCTTAGAGGCGAAAATAAAGAGTGTAAAAGATGCACCAAAGCCAAAGGACGTGTCGGAATTGAGAAGCTTTTTGGGGTCGATCAATTATTACGGtcgttttattgaaaatatggcCCAGAAATTGCGGGCTCTTTACGAATGTCTCGAGAAAGATAAATTCGAGTGGACGGAGGTCTGCGacaaaacttttgaaaaaatcaaacgcgAACTCGTGTCCGATAAAATCTTAGCGCACTTCGACCCCCAAAAGCAGACAGTTCTCACTTGCGATGCATCCCCGTATGGGATAAGTGCCGTGTTGGCGCACAGAGATGAGGAAG ATTCAGCAGCTTTAGCGCGTATATTCGATCCGAGTAAAGCGATCCCAGAGATCGCAGCAGCACGATTGCAAAGATGGGCACTATTTCTCGCGCCGTTTGAGTATACTATTAAGCACAttcaagggaaaaaaaattatgcagaCTGGTTAAGTAGACTACCATTGCCGAAAACAAAAGATGATGCTAAAGAATTTCCGATTTTACAGAATACGATGTATACCCATGTGAATTGCGTTAAAGACTATGATTTCGCGACCCTCGATTGGAAGGCG TGCCCGGTTTCCACGCTGCTTTTCCCCCCTGTTTATATTCTCGAGACCAATAGTTTAGCACTCGGCAGAGAACTCAAAACTCGTTTTTCACGACTTCGGCCGACGCCGGTCAACGAGTGCATAGTCACCCATCAATCgcgtcaaattcaaaattatgcgGGGAAAAGAGAGAGTACATTAAAAGTCGGTGATTCGGTGATGGCTCGAGAATATAAACAGGGGGGAAAAGCAGCGTGGAAACCGGGCACTGTAGAGAAAGAATTAATAGCGGGCGTCACGTATCTCATTCGCATCGACGAAAAGACAGTTTGGAAAAGACACGCAAACCAGTTGATCAAGTGTGATGGTTCGATTGTAGCAGAACAAAACGAGGCTGAAAAGAAGCAGCAGACCTTACTACAGCCTAGGCCCATGGTTCGTCGATCGGAGCGGTTACAAAATAAGAAGGGGTAG